Below is a window of Bacteroidales bacterium DNA.
GTCTAATTTTAATCTTCTCTTCTTGCACTTCTCCCTCTTCCGATTTGGAAAATGCGCTTGCTACAATCACTACCGAAGATATTGTTCATCATAGTAAGATATTAGGGTCTGATGAGTTTATGGGTCGTAAACCCTGTACCGAAGGAGAAATAATAGCGACTAACTATCTTGAGTCGGAATATAGACGTATTGGTTTAGAGCCTGCTGTAAATGGTAGTTATTTTCAAGAAGTTCCACTGATGGAAATTTTAAATACTCCTGATGATAAGCTTAAAATATCAGGAAATGGAAAAACATTCGACTTTAAGCTATTAACAGATTTTTCTGCTTTTTCTATGAGGGCACAAAAAGATATAAAAATAGATAAATCCGAAATCATTTTTGTTGGCTTTGGTATTGTTGCTCCTGAATATAACTGGAATGATTACGAAGGTATAGATGTAAAAGGTAAAACGGTTGTGGTTTTGGTAAACGATCCCGGCTTTGGTACTGAGAACAATGATTTCTTTAAAGGTAATACCATGACTTATTATGGTAGATGGACATATAAATACGAAGAAGCTGCGCGTCAAGGTGCTGCTGCTTGCTTTATTATTCACGATAGCAAGCCGGCAGGTTATGGTTGGGGTGTGGTTAGTAATGGAAACGAGGCTCCTCGTTTATTTTTAGCAGATAAAAATAATTATGCCGATCGTTGTGCTGTACAAGGATGGCTTTCTCAAGATGCCGCTAAAGAACTTTTTTCTCAAGCAGGTTTTTCAACCGACCTTTGGAAAGAAGCTGCTAAACCGGGTTTTAAAGCAATGCCGATGAATCTTTCGCTTAGTATGAATATGAAAAACAGTTGGAGAATTGATAAGTCGCATAATGTATTGGGAGTTATTCGAGGATCAAAACGACCTGATGAAGTAATTATCTATTCTGCTCATTGGGATCATTTTGGTATTGGACGAAAAGTAGATGGTGATAGTATTTACAATGGAGCCGTAGATAACGGAACTTCTTTATCTTGGATGTTAGAAATAGCCGAAGCTTTTGTTGCTTTGAAAGAAAAGCCCGAACGTTCAATAATGTTTTTTGCACCTACGGCAGAAGAATCAGGATTGCTTGGAGCTACTTATTATGTTCAAAATCCAATTTTCGACTTGGATAAAACAGTAGCGGATATCAATAACGATTTAATGCTGCCTTATGGAAAGATGAAGGATGTAATGATAACCGGTTATGGTCAATCAGAATTGGATGATTATGTAGAAGAAGTTGCTAAAAAGTACGATCGTTATATTTTCCCCGATCCTAACCCGCATACAGGTATGTATTTTCGTGCCGATCATTTTGCCTTTGCAAAAGCAGGTGTTCCTGCACTCTTTGCAAGAGGAAATTGTGATAGCAGAGAATATGGTAAAGAATGGGCATTGAAAAAAGAAGCTGATTGGTTGGCAAATAATTATCATAAGGTTACTGATGAATACGAGGATTGGTGGGATTTAAGTGGTGTTACCGAAGATGCAAAATTACTTTTTGAAGTAGGATATAAGCTAAGTATGGAAAGTACTTTTCCAAAATGGAAAGAAGGGTCGGAATTTA
It encodes the following:
- a CDS encoding M28 family peptidase is translated as MKSVILLSFFSLILIFSSCTSPSSDLENALATITTEDIVHHSKILGSDEFMGRKPCTEGEIIATNYLESEYRRIGLEPAVNGSYFQEVPLMEILNTPDDKLKISGNGKTFDFKLLTDFSAFSMRAQKDIKIDKSEIIFVGFGIVAPEYNWNDYEGIDVKGKTVVVLVNDPGFGTENNDFFKGNTMTYYGRWTYKYEEAARQGAAACFIIHDSKPAGYGWGVVSNGNEAPRLFLADKNNYADRCAVQGWLSQDAAKELFSQAGFSTDLWKEAAKPGFKAMPMNLSLSMNMKNSWRIDKSHNVLGVIRGSKRPDEVIIYSAHWDHFGIGRKVDGDSIYNGAVDNGTSLSWMLEIAEAFVALKEKPERSIMFFAPTAEESGLLGATYYVQNPIFDLDKTVADINNDLMLPYGKMKDVMITGYGQSELDDYVEEVAKKYDRYIFPDPNPHTGMYFRADHFAFAKAGVPALFARGNCDSREYGKEWALKKEADWLANNYHKVTDEYEDWWDLSGVTEDAKLLFEVGYKLSMESTFPKWKEGSEFKNLR